One stretch of Corallococcus soli DNA includes these proteins:
- a CDS encoding Stp1/IreP family PP2C-type Ser/Thr phosphatase, translating to MGAFAVALTTEAFGLTDVGRKRQHNEDAMMVDASLGLFMVADGMGGHAAGEVASARATEVVKQHIAANRHLLKDLANNPTADSRSAAAALVEVAVQRACADIYRAAMTDASKRGMGTTFVCLAVGGNKGVIGHVGDSRVYLVRHSQCHRLTEDHTLVAAQLKAGTITKEQAATSQYRNVITRAVGIQESVQVDTLIVDLMPGDVFLLCSDGLHGYMEDEELLPLVANLQPGDMPRKLVELANERGGKDNITAVVVKVAGDSAALASEETSEAQSRMEALRKIPLFRHLTYKEQTAVLSIATTRTYPAGREIVVEGQPGEELFVVIRGRVAIEKNGVEIAELRSGGHFGEMGLIDNAPRSATVRATEPTRTMVIARSDLMGLMKREAILAVKMLWSFVQVLSDRLRATNSELSEARQELAVAQAIQPFAED from the coding sequence ATGGGAGCGTTCGCGGTGGCCTTGACCACAGAAGCCTTCGGGCTGACCGATGTAGGCCGGAAACGGCAGCACAACGAAGACGCGATGATGGTGGACGCGTCGCTCGGCCTGTTCATGGTCGCCGATGGCATGGGCGGACACGCCGCGGGTGAGGTCGCCAGCGCGCGGGCCACGGAGGTCGTCAAGCAGCACATCGCGGCCAACCGGCACCTGCTGAAGGACCTGGCCAACAACCCCACGGCGGACAGCCGCTCCGCGGCGGCGGCGCTGGTGGAAGTGGCCGTGCAGCGGGCGTGCGCGGACATCTACCGCGCGGCCATGACGGACGCGTCCAAGCGCGGCATGGGCACGACGTTCGTGTGCCTGGCGGTGGGCGGCAACAAGGGCGTCATCGGCCACGTGGGCGACAGCCGGGTGTACCTGGTGCGCCACAGCCAGTGCCACCGGCTCACCGAGGACCACACGCTGGTCGCCGCGCAGCTGAAGGCCGGCACCATCACGAAGGAGCAGGCCGCGACGTCGCAGTACCGCAACGTCATCACCCGGGCGGTGGGCATCCAGGAGTCGGTCCAGGTCGACACGCTCATCGTGGACCTGATGCCCGGCGACGTGTTCCTGCTCTGCTCGGACGGCCTGCACGGCTACATGGAGGATGAGGAGCTCCTCCCGCTGGTGGCGAACCTCCAGCCCGGCGACATGCCGCGCAAGCTGGTGGAGCTGGCCAACGAGCGCGGCGGCAAGGACAACATCACCGCGGTGGTGGTGAAGGTCGCCGGCGACAGCGCGGCCCTGGCCAGCGAGGAGACGAGCGAGGCGCAGTCGCGCATGGAGGCGCTGCGGAAGATCCCCCTCTTCCGCCACCTCACGTACAAGGAGCAGACGGCGGTGCTGTCCATCGCCACCACGCGAACCTACCCGGCGGGTCGGGAGATCGTCGTGGAGGGGCAGCCGGGCGAGGAGCTCTTCGTCGTCATCCGGGGCCGGGTGGCCATCGAGAAGAACGGCGTGGAGATCGCGGAGCTGCGCTCGGGCGGCCACTTCGGGGAGATGGGCCTCATCGACAATGCGCCCCGCTCCGCCACGGTGCGCGCCACGGAGCCCACGCGGACCATGGTGATCGCCCGCTCGGACCTGATGGGGCTGATGAAGCGCGAGGCCATCCTCGCGGTGAAGATGCTCTGGAGCTTCGTGCAGGTGCTGAGCGACCGGCTGCGCGCGACCAACTCCGAGTTGAGCGAGGCGCGGCAGGAGCTGGCCGTGGCGCAGGCCATCCAGCCGTTCGCGGAGGACTGA
- the coaBC gene encoding bifunctional phosphopantothenoylcysteine decarboxylase/phosphopantothenate--cysteine ligase CoaBC — MDASALKGRRIIVGVGGGIAAYKACELVRELGRAGAEVRVAMTEAARQFVTPLTFQALCGHSVLTDYFDPAQEGNFGHLDLARWGEAFVVAPATADLLAKLRVGLGGDAVTTSLLAFKGPVVLAPAMNVAMWENARTQQNVASLLAEPRFTSVGPGAGMLACGDVGAGRLADVGAIVSAVAARLGGGPLKGRTVLVTAGPTREFLDPVRFISNPSTGKMGMALAHEARALGASVTVVLGPVGPVDRAGLEVVDVVSAEDMAREVLSRVESADAFIATAAVSDWRPEARAPQKVKKGDSPESLRLVRTPDVLLEASRKVAGRAKRPVLVGFAAETERVVEHAREKLERKGLDAIVANDVTAAGAGFGADTNRVTVISRTGPDRVLEGSKRAVAAELLSLLLVAPLG; from the coding sequence ATGGACGCATCGGCATTGAAGGGCCGCCGGATCATCGTCGGCGTGGGCGGCGGCATCGCGGCGTACAAGGCCTGTGAGCTGGTGCGGGAGCTGGGCCGCGCGGGCGCGGAGGTGCGGGTGGCCATGACGGAGGCCGCGCGCCAGTTCGTCACCCCGCTCACCTTCCAGGCGCTGTGCGGGCACTCGGTGCTGACGGACTACTTCGACCCGGCGCAGGAGGGGAACTTCGGCCACCTGGACCTCGCCCGCTGGGGGGAGGCGTTCGTGGTGGCGCCCGCGACGGCGGACCTGCTGGCGAAGCTCCGCGTGGGCCTGGGCGGGGACGCGGTGACGACGTCGCTGCTGGCCTTCAAGGGCCCCGTGGTGCTGGCGCCTGCGATGAACGTGGCCATGTGGGAGAACGCGCGGACGCAGCAGAACGTGGCGTCGCTGCTGGCGGAGCCGCGCTTCACCAGCGTGGGGCCGGGCGCGGGGATGCTGGCGTGCGGCGACGTGGGCGCGGGAAGGTTGGCGGACGTGGGCGCCATCGTGTCAGCGGTAGCAGCGCGGCTGGGCGGCGGTCCGCTGAAGGGCAGGACGGTGCTGGTGACGGCGGGCCCCACGCGTGAGTTCCTGGATCCGGTGCGGTTCATCTCCAATCCGTCCACGGGGAAGATGGGCATGGCGCTGGCGCACGAGGCGCGGGCGCTGGGCGCGAGCGTGACGGTGGTGCTGGGGCCGGTGGGCCCGGTGGACCGCGCGGGCCTGGAGGTGGTGGACGTGGTGAGCGCGGAGGACATGGCGCGCGAGGTGCTGTCGCGCGTGGAGTCCGCGGATGCGTTCATCGCCACGGCGGCGGTGAGCGACTGGCGTCCGGAGGCGCGGGCCCCGCAGAAGGTGAAGAAGGGCGACAGCCCGGAGTCCCTGCGCCTGGTGCGCACGCCGGACGTGTTGCTGGAGGCGTCGCGCAAGGTGGCGGGCAGGGCGAAGCGCCCGGTGCTGGTGGGCTTCGCGGCGGAGACGGAGCGGGTGGTGGAGCACGCGCGCGAGAAGCTGGAGCGCAAGGGCCTGGACGCCATCGTCGCCAACGACGTCACCGCCGCGGGGGCGGGGTTCGGCGCGGACACGAACCGCGTGACGGTCATCTCCCGCACCGGGCCGGACCGCGTGCTGGAGGGCAGCAAGCGCGCGGTGGCGGCGGAGCTCCTGTCGCTGCTGCTCGTGGCGCCGCTCGGCTGA
- a CDS encoding FHA domain-containing protein, producing MAELLNAHVTRYLRNRDEFERGLPPGLLVFMPALGAVPPAELEDYPLRTVTNAGPPTLGQDEPVVFPLLKSQGNAFGRGITVGRTGNNDVVLDDGSVSRFHAWFTRDAGEAGFLLTDAGSKNGSYVVGERLLARKPTPVGDGMRLRFGQVEVSFYTAGGFVRLLAKRLQS from the coding sequence ATGGCTGAGCTGCTCAATGCCCACGTCACGCGCTACCTGCGCAACCGCGACGAGTTCGAGCGGGGCCTTCCCCCGGGCCTCCTCGTCTTCATGCCCGCGCTCGGCGCGGTCCCTCCGGCGGAGCTGGAGGACTACCCGTTGCGGACGGTGACCAACGCCGGGCCGCCGACGCTCGGCCAGGACGAGCCCGTCGTCTTCCCCCTGCTCAAGTCCCAGGGCAACGCCTTCGGCCGGGGCATCACCGTGGGGCGCACGGGCAACAACGACGTCGTGCTCGATGACGGCAGTGTGTCCCGATTTCACGCGTGGTTTACACGGGACGCGGGGGAAGCAGGGTTCCTGCTGACGGATGCGGGCTCGAAGAACGGCTCGTACGTGGTGGGGGAGCGGCTGTTGGCCCGTAAACCGACGCCGGTGGGGGACGGGATGCGGCTGCGCTTCGGGCAGGTGGAGGTCAGCTTCTACACGGCCGGGGGTTTCGTCCGCCTGTTGGCGAAGCGCCTGCAGTCCTGA
- a CDS encoding carboxypeptidase-like regulatory domain-containing protein: MRKWVFIGVAAALVALAAMVLGPRWGAPAARPVSPVSASSMRQGLPAFKAVTVSSGAQEGLTLTGRVLDGGGRPVADAEVSLAASAERTVADVRCDECGLALLACTAHETALHTRAFFEQQQGFLTPRATVRSDAQGKFRFDHLAGVSFSVWARAPGLGVALKNRAAPGEAVDLYLPALRSISGTVVDDAGQPKPGARVRAVSRKVPLPFEVVAGAGGAFSLTGLGEGPFYVLADAEGFQPAVAQQVEADSQPLRLKLTPSRTLEVRVTRDGAPAAATVRLRGDHLTREAHTEAQGGPVRFNGLYPDEVVVTAEAPGFGSAPRTLTLSQRVTQVTLELEVAGRLLVTVVDEEGQPVPNPQLLLRTVAGDLIRRDAVPTGALAELGPLAPGEYVLEGQAEGFTTAQLPARVAAGETALELELAKATLITGQVIDEYGRPASNVSILIQPTGETTNAGDDGRFSAQVPMPGLYTLHAHHSEWGGGSVQATAPATDVTLSLEAKAGADVTVSSAGRRVEGADVVMWADPENIFRSDRPSGPDGVVPMRGLPPGTYTLVASHPEYLSSGPTAVTVQDGATQQVAVELEPGATLSGDVVDEQGQPVVGASLSVMPRMAEPVQTDSGGRFEFRALRPERTFLLDARHAGYESLERTQGKPGGPPVQVKMRKRTTFRGRVMDDQGQPVRRFRVDEHDVNSPDGRFELPLSTAGDRLIVAVDAAGYEPQVVDRPSKTTDMGDVVLTKAPSVSGRVQDAAGGAVADAVVTCDVCDGSVLSGPDGSFTLASPPFVPRFTVSARKGKVSGTQEVPRGSTTPVQLTLKPATRLTGRVYLADGRPAAGSQVEGLNADRSETVSLITGADGRYSTELSPGNYRFVVGSGRGGAGEPAVVVQVAGADMTLDLGPVPGTASLTVLLQPERGKALWVVPGDVGQVGNPPVELLRSRYAQLVYQPMRERVVVQGLSPGRYTLVWGFFHAEMPGAGPLVRTVDVPSQGEVSLR; the protein is encoded by the coding sequence ATGCGCAAATGGGTCTTCATCGGGGTGGCCGCCGCGCTGGTGGCCCTCGCTGCCATGGTGCTGGGACCCCGGTGGGGGGCTCCCGCCGCGCGCCCCGTGTCACCGGTCTCCGCCAGCTCGATGCGCCAGGGCCTGCCTGCCTTCAAGGCGGTGACGGTGTCGTCGGGCGCGCAGGAGGGGCTGACGCTCACCGGGCGGGTGCTGGACGGCGGCGGCAGGCCGGTGGCGGACGCGGAGGTGTCGCTCGCGGCGTCGGCGGAGCGGACGGTGGCGGACGTGCGGTGCGACGAGTGTGGACTGGCGCTGCTGGCCTGCACCGCGCATGAGACGGCGCTGCACACGCGGGCCTTCTTCGAACAGCAGCAGGGCTTCCTCACGCCGCGCGCCACGGTGCGCTCGGATGCGCAGGGCAAGTTCCGCTTCGATCACCTGGCGGGCGTGTCCTTCTCCGTGTGGGCGCGCGCGCCGGGGCTGGGCGTGGCGCTCAAGAACCGGGCGGCGCCGGGTGAAGCGGTGGACCTGTACCTGCCTGCCCTACGGAGCATCTCGGGCACGGTGGTGGACGACGCGGGCCAGCCGAAGCCCGGGGCGCGCGTGCGCGCGGTGTCGCGCAAGGTGCCGCTGCCCTTCGAGGTGGTGGCGGGCGCGGGCGGGGCGTTCTCGCTGACGGGCCTGGGCGAGGGGCCCTTCTACGTGCTCGCGGACGCGGAGGGCTTCCAGCCCGCGGTGGCGCAGCAGGTGGAGGCGGACTCGCAGCCGCTGCGCCTGAAGCTGACGCCGTCACGCACCCTGGAGGTGCGTGTCACGCGCGATGGCGCCCCCGCCGCGGCGACGGTGCGGCTGAGGGGGGACCACCTGACGCGCGAGGCGCACACGGAGGCGCAGGGCGGGCCGGTGCGCTTCAACGGCCTGTATCCGGATGAGGTGGTGGTGACGGCGGAGGCGCCGGGCTTCGGCTCCGCGCCCCGGACGCTCACGCTGTCCCAGCGGGTGACGCAGGTGACGCTGGAGCTGGAGGTCGCCGGCCGGCTGCTCGTCACGGTGGTGGACGAAGAGGGCCAGCCGGTGCCGAACCCGCAGCTGCTGCTGCGCACGGTGGCGGGCGACCTCATCCGCCGCGACGCGGTGCCCACCGGGGCGCTCGCGGAGCTGGGGCCGCTGGCGCCGGGCGAGTACGTGCTGGAGGGCCAGGCGGAGGGCTTCACCACGGCGCAGCTCCCCGCGCGGGTGGCCGCCGGGGAGACGGCGCTGGAGCTGGAGCTGGCGAAGGCGACGCTCATCACCGGGCAGGTCATCGACGAGTACGGCCGGCCCGCCTCGAACGTGTCCATCCTCATCCAACCCACGGGGGAGACGACGAACGCGGGCGACGACGGCCGCTTCTCCGCGCAGGTGCCCATGCCGGGCCTCTACACGCTGCACGCGCACCACTCCGAGTGGGGCGGCGGCAGCGTGCAGGCGACGGCGCCCGCGACGGACGTGACGCTGTCGCTGGAGGCGAAGGCGGGCGCGGACGTGACGGTGTCCAGCGCGGGCCGGCGGGTGGAGGGCGCGGACGTGGTGATGTGGGCGGATCCGGAGAACATCTTCCGCAGCGACCGGCCGTCCGGGCCGGACGGGGTGGTGCCCATGCGCGGGCTGCCGCCGGGCACGTACACGCTGGTGGCGTCGCATCCGGAGTACCTGTCGTCGGGGCCCACGGCGGTGACGGTGCAGGATGGCGCCACGCAGCAGGTGGCGGTGGAGCTGGAGCCGGGCGCGACGCTGTCGGGCGACGTGGTGGACGAACAGGGCCAGCCGGTGGTGGGCGCCAGCCTGAGCGTGATGCCGCGCATGGCGGAGCCGGTGCAGACGGACTCGGGCGGGCGCTTCGAGTTCCGGGCGCTGCGGCCGGAGCGCACCTTCCTGCTGGACGCGCGCCACGCGGGCTACGAGTCCCTGGAGCGCACGCAGGGCAAGCCGGGCGGCCCTCCGGTGCAGGTGAAGATGCGCAAGCGCACGACGTTCCGGGGCCGGGTGATGGACGACCAGGGCCAGCCGGTGCGCCGCTTCCGCGTGGACGAGCACGACGTGAACAGCCCGGATGGCCGCTTCGAGCTGCCGCTGTCCACGGCGGGCGACCGGCTCATCGTCGCGGTGGACGCGGCGGGCTACGAGCCCCAGGTGGTGGACCGCCCGTCGAAGACGACGGACATGGGCGACGTGGTGTTGACGAAGGCGCCGTCGGTGTCCGGCCGGGTGCAGGACGCGGCGGGCGGCGCGGTGGCGGACGCGGTGGTGACGTGCGACGTGTGTGATGGGTCCGTGCTGTCCGGGCCGGACGGCAGCTTCACGCTGGCCAGCCCCCCGTTCGTGCCGCGCTTCACGGTGTCCGCGCGCAAGGGCAAGGTGAGCGGCACGCAGGAGGTGCCGCGCGGGAGCACGACGCCGGTGCAGCTGACGCTCAAGCCCGCGACGCGGCTGACGGGCCGGGTGTACCTGGCGGACGGCCGGCCCGCGGCGGGCTCGCAGGTGGAGGGGCTCAACGCGGATCGCAGCGAGACGGTGTCGCTCATCACCGGCGCGGATGGCCGCTACAGCACGGAGCTGTCGCCGGGCAACTACCGCTTCGTGGTGGGCAGCGGACGCGGCGGCGCGGGTGAGCCCGCGGTGGTGGTGCAGGTGGCGGGCGCGGACATGACGCTGGACCTGGGGCCGGTGCCGGGCACCGCGTCGCTGACGGTGCTGCTGCAGCCGGAGCGGGGCAAGGCGCTGTGGGTGGTGCCGGGCGACGTGGGACAGGTGGGCAACCCGCCGGTGGAGCTGCTGCGCTCGCGCTACGCCCAGCTCGTCTACCAGCCGATGCGCGAGCGGGTGGTGGTGCAGGGCCTGTCGCCGGGCCGGTACACGCTGGTGTGGGGCTTCTTCCACGCGGAGATGCCGGGGGCGGGCCCCCTGGTGCGCACGGTGGACGTGCCCTCCCAGGGCGAGGTGTCCCTGCGGTAG
- a CDS encoding B3/B4 domain-containing protein yields the protein MQLSVSEDMAQRFPELRISFVAVRGMDNTGNPPEGLEAEIRAAESDFRARIPDLAALAADTRILAWQDAYQRFGVNPKKFRPSAEALLRRVVNGHPLPWISRAVNAYLLQELFFLLPVGGYDLGRLQGDLRLRLSPGNESFTGIGSPEPEPTSPGEVVYADDARVLTRRWNFRDCDFAKVETTSRDIILFAEAPSAAVKTEELLRLVEQIGGKIRQHCGGTTTTGLLDLQQGREVELPTK from the coding sequence ATGCAACTGAGTGTTTCCGAGGACATGGCCCAGCGTTTTCCCGAGCTCCGCATCAGCTTCGTGGCGGTGCGCGGAATGGACAACACGGGCAACCCACCAGAAGGGCTGGAGGCTGAAATCCGTGCTGCTGAGTCGGATTTCCGCGCCCGGATCCCCGACCTCGCCGCACTGGCGGCGGACACACGAATCCTCGCCTGGCAGGACGCCTACCAGCGCTTCGGCGTCAACCCGAAGAAGTTTCGCCCCAGCGCGGAAGCGCTGCTGCGCCGCGTGGTGAATGGCCACCCGCTCCCGTGGATCAGCCGGGCCGTCAACGCCTACCTGCTGCAGGAGCTCTTCTTCCTCCTGCCCGTCGGTGGCTATGACCTCGGCCGCCTCCAGGGCGACCTGCGCCTGCGCCTGTCACCGGGCAACGAGTCCTTCACCGGCATCGGCAGCCCGGAGCCCGAACCCACCAGCCCCGGCGAGGTCGTCTACGCGGACGACGCGCGCGTCCTCACCCGCCGGTGGAACTTCCGGGACTGTGACTTCGCGAAGGTGGAGACGACCTCGCGCGACATCATCCTGTTCGCGGAAGCGCCCTCCGCCGCCGTGAAGACGGAGGAGCTGCTGCGGCTGGTCGAGCAGATTGGCGGGAAGATCCGCCAGCACTGCGGAGGCACCACCACCACCGGCCTGCTCGACCTCCAGCAGGGGCGCGAAGTCGAGCTGCCGACGAAGTGA